Part of the SAR324 cluster bacterium genome is shown below.
AATATGTTGCTTTATGGGTAATTCTACCTCCAGCAATTGCCCAATCAGCTTGCACTTCATTTTGCCCAAGATATTGCAGCCAAAGCATAGTTGCTTCTTTGTTCTTAGAAGAATGCGGAATTCCAAAAGCTCCACCATCGAAATAACCGATGTAGCCATTCCCGGAAGCAGCTTGCATCATTACACCCTCAGCAGTTGGTGGAAGGGCAACCCCAACATTACCTACGACACGAGATCTCTCTTCATCTGTCGCAATCCAGGCAGCATTTTCGCCATATACCCATCCTTGTGCAGCTCGTCCTGCAGCGAAAGATGCGCCCACTTCACTCCATGTACTTTGAAGCGCTTCTGGTGGAGCAAAATCAAGCAATCCAGTCCAGAATCTTAGAGCAGCTTTTGCTCGTCCACCGTTCAATTGGCCACCATTTTCAACAGACGCCTGGTAGTTGTCCATGTTGATTCCCCAATTGTAAACTCCAAAGCTTGGGAAGATGGTTTCCAACAGTTCATAGGTTGAGGCAGGGTGTCCAGTATGACCCTGAACAGTGGTTCCCCAGCAGTCCATACCTTGATCAGCGCAGAACTTTGTAAAAAATTCAGCATTGTCTCGGTATTGACCAAAAGTTTTAGCTGGTTCTAAGCCATATCCATAGCGAGCTCGGAAGGCTGCCCTGGCTTCTGCATTCTCGAAAAGGTCTTTTCTGTAAAGATAAACCTTGATGAAGGCTTCCATCGGTACCCCAAAAACATCTCCCTTTCCGTTTTTGAAGTAATTGATAAATGTTGTGAAATCATCAAAGTCTACATTTGGCGCTTGCAGCTTCGGGTTTGCCGCTAAACCTTCAGAAATATTTACCAAGAAATCCCGATCCAAGTAGGAATAAATGATGTCTTGTTCAATATATACGAAATCATAGATACCTGTATTGGCCTCCATATCTTTGATGGCCTTATCATACATTTGATCCCATGATGTTGTTTCAAGCCTTACTTTGATACCGGTCAATTTCTCGAAATCCTTGGCCAGGACCTCTGAAACAAATTGCCCAGGAGGAGTATTTTCAGTAACACCTTGAAGAGTTACACCTTTATAGGGTTGGCCAGCAGATTTCCAAAATGCATCATGGCCACCTGCAACTGCAGTAAGCGCTGTGACCGATGCAAATACTGATAGAAACAGCTTTTTCATCTAAATCTCCTGATGAAAATCATCATTAATAACAGAGTTATTCTCTGTTTGGTTTGTTTAAGATAGGAATCAAGAACACCAACTGGTGTTCAATTCTGTCAGGGTGTCCATTCCCTTTACAAGGGGACCTCAAATCAAAAACATATCCCCCACATGCATTCTCCACTGCAGACAGAAGAAGTGCTACTTTGGTCAAGTCTACCAAAGCAGGCATATCGAGTTTCTAACCTAATTAATTTTAGGTTTCCAACAATTCTTAGGTACTCATATGAAAGATTAATCTCAAAAATCATCAAATAATTACTTTAAGGCGCTTTTAATAATTATTCACCACTGGAATTGTTTTTTATAAACTAAAGATGAATAACAGCTTAAAATGTTTTTTAATTGTCAAATGTCAACTAATTCTGAATATTGTCAATTACAACTTGACTGTCAGTAAGATTAAATGTCAAATCCAAAAAAAAGTAAGAAACTTCTTCTCAAAAATCTGAATCTGAGCAGTACTTAGCAGTTCCTCACAAATATGAATGTAAAATTGCGCAGAAAGGATAGTCCTCCAGAATTCCAAGATGTAGTTACTTGGGCTGCTTGGCTTTATTACATTGATCAAATGACACAGATTGATGTTGCCAAGGTTCTAGGGGTTTCCAGGGCTTCGGTTGTAAATTATCTTCAAGAAGCTCGTGACCGAGGTCTCGTATCAATCCAGTTCGATCAAAAGTCGATCTCAGAAACTGTCATTTCCAAATCGCTCCAAGCGAAATACGGTCTTGCTGGCTGTGTAGTTATTCCAAAGACCGTCGAGGAATCGAAATTATCCGAAAGACTGGGAGTAGCGGCTGCAAGGGTCTTATTCAGCATGTTGAATTCCAACGATGTAATCTCTGTAGCTTGGGGAAAGACTGTTCTCGCAGCGGCCCAAGCTATTCCCCGAAGCCAATTGGATAACCTCACAGTAGTTCAAGTCGTTGGTAGTTTTCATTCGACAGTCGAATTCTCCCCAGAATTTTGTACATCTGTGCTTGCCAACCGGCTTAACGCCCTCTGTATGAATTTTCTAGCTCCAGCAATTCTTTCCTCGAAACACCTTAAAGATGAATTATTGAAAGAAGAGGTTCTTGTTAACCAGTTCAAGACTATCAAATCTTCACGAATTATCATTTTCGGAATTGGAGAGCTAGATCCCCAAAGCACAGTCGTTAGAACAGGCTTTCTGAAGGCAACTGAGCGTGAAAAATATCTTGCGCAGGGAGCAATTGGGACAATTCTCGGTAGAATGCTCAACGAGCAGGGCCAGCAGATTTACACAGAAATAGATGATCGGATGATCGGAGTATCACTCGATGAAATCAAAAACATTCCTTGTCGATTAGCTGTGGCAGGAGGTTCCCAAAAAGTGGAGGTTGTGCGAGCAACTCTGAAAGGACAATATCCAACCCACTTGGTCACAGACTATGAAACTGCAAATGCACTACTTAGTTGATTCAAAGTCACGGGATGGGGAATGAACATGACGGAGAGATTTGTCATTGGGATTGACAGTTCTACTCAATCGACAAAAGCGATCGTTTGGAATGAGACGGGCCAGCCAATCTCTGAGGGTAGGGCACCGATCAGTATGAAAATGCCTCAACCAGGTCACGCTGAGCAGGATCCTCATGAATGGTGGGATTCTTTTAAAATTGCTTTGCGGCAAGCACTTGAAAATATTGACCCAAAGAGAGTAGAAGGTCTCTCTATTTCTAATCAAAGAGAAACCGTAGCTTTTCTGGATCAGGATGGAACTAGTTTACATGACGCAATGGTTTGGCTGGATGAAAGGGCTGCTAACGAGGTTAGTGGTTTGTGTGAGGTTCTTGGAGGAGAACAAATTCACAAAATTTCAGGTAAACCAATTGACCCCACCCCTGTGTTGTATCGGCTGAAGTGGTTGAGCAAAAACAAACCTGAAGTTCTTGCGAAGACACATCGAATCCTTGATGTGCAAGGTTACCTTGTATTTCGTTTGACAGGAACCGCCAAAACTAGTTGGACAAGCGCCGATCCTTTTGGAACTTTCGACATCCATAAAAAAGGCTGGTCCAGCACTTTGCTTGATCAGGTTGGTGTAAGCGCAGATCAGTTTCCCGAAGCACTCTGCCCTGGTGCAGAGATTGGGAAGATCTCAGAAAAAATCGCCTCAGAATTCAACTTACCAAAGAACCTAAAAGTATTTGCAGGTGGAGGAGATGGTCAATGTGCAGGGCTTGGTGTAAATGCCATTGCAGGGGGGCGTGCTTACCTGAATCTTGGGACAGCTATTATCGTGGGAGCTTCATCTAAGGATCTGCGCTTAAGTAATTTCTGGCGAACTCACATTTCCCCTACCGGTGAGGGCTATTTCTTGGAATCTGTTCAGAGGGCTGGCGCTTTTTTTGTCAACTGGTTTTTAGAATGCCTTGGGACCGGGGAGCGCACTGGAGAAATTTTCTCTAGGCTTGAAGGACAAGCCTCTAAAATTGACATTGGTTCTGAAGGAGTTCTCGTTCAGACTCACCTCTCTGGATGCATGGATCCTCATTGGGATCCCTCTTCAACCGGGGCATTTTTGGGTCTAAGAACTCATCACACACAAGCACATCTGTATCGAGCTTCCCTCGAAGCGCTAACACTAGAATCAGCCCGTGCCATTCAGAAAATGGCTGGTGAGGGGGTTGAACTAAAAAAGATCAATGGGATTGGGGGTGGGGCCCAAAGTCCTCTGTGGATTAAGATGATCGCCGATGCAACCCAACTCCCTGTTCAAAGAAGCCTTTCCAATGAAGCTTCCGCCTTGGGGGCTGGAATTTCAGCTGCTGTGGGTGCAGGTTGGTTTGCAAATTTTGAAGAGGCTGCAGCTGCAATGACAAATGAGGCAGAGCAGATCGAGCCTGATCAAAATGTTGCTGATAAATGGCAAGAGTTGTCAATGAGACAGTCCCAAATCTATATGATGACAAAAACATTTTAGACTTAATATGCAGTAAGTCTAAATAATCTTTGTGTGGATTGAGATGTCTACACATTGCGCCAAAGAATCAGAGGATTCTTTGGATTCCTATGTCCCAAAACCACTTCGTGGAGATTAATTATGAGTGACAAAGCAAAGACCCTGTTCGAAGCCTACGCCACTGGCAAAATGAGTCGGCGTGAATTGTTGACCAAGATCGCACAATTGGGTGTAGCCTTTGGCGCAGCAAACCTCATGTTGAACAAAGCTTCCACAGACCTGCTTGCTGCAGATTTCAATTGGAAAGCTCACCAAGGGAAAAGCTTGAAGCTCCTTTTGAACAAGCACCCTTACGTAGATGCGATGATTGCAAACCTGGAAAATTTCAAAAGTTTGACAGGGATGAACATCACATAT
Proteins encoded:
- a CDS encoding extracellular solute-binding protein — protein: MKKLFLSVFASVTALTAVAGGHDAFWKSAGQPYKGVTLQGVTENTPPGQFVSEVLAKDFEKLTGIKVRLETTSWDQMYDKAIKDMEANTGIYDFVYIEQDIIYSYLDRDFLVNISEGLAANPKLQAPNVDFDDFTTFINYFKNGKGDVFGVPMEAFIKVYLYRKDLFENAEARAAFRARYGYGLEPAKTFGQYRDNAEFFTKFCADQGMDCWGTTVQGHTGHPASTYELLETIFPSFGVYNWGINMDNYQASVENGGQLNGGRAKAALRFWTGLLDFAPPEALQSTWSEVGASFAAGRAAQGWVYGENAAWIATDEERSRVVGNVGVALPPTAEGVMMQAASGNGYIGYFDGGAFGIPHSSKNKEATMLWLQYLGQNEVQADWAIAGGRITHKATYSDPKVVAVDAKADAYFTLMRDTGYLFAGAPPYPFHGAGRAAIDPFIFKALAGELTPEEALDQAAAAVDELMKELEYAE
- a CDS encoding sugar-binding transcriptional regulator; the protein is MNVKLRRKDSPPEFQDVVTWAAWLYYIDQMTQIDVAKVLGVSRASVVNYLQEARDRGLVSIQFDQKSISETVISKSLQAKYGLAGCVVIPKTVEESKLSERLGVAAARVLFSMLNSNDVISVAWGKTVLAAAQAIPRSQLDNLTVVQVVGSFHSTVEFSPEFCTSVLANRLNALCMNFLAPAILSSKHLKDELLKEEVLVNQFKTIKSSRIIIFGIGELDPQSTVVRTGFLKATEREKYLAQGAIGTILGRMLNEQGQQIYTEIDDRMIGVSLDEIKNIPCRLAVAGGSQKVEVVRATLKGQYPTHLVTDYETANALLS
- a CDS encoding FGGY-family carbohydrate kinase, with protein sequence MTERFVIGIDSSTQSTKAIVWNETGQPISEGRAPISMKMPQPGHAEQDPHEWWDSFKIALRQALENIDPKRVEGLSISNQRETVAFLDQDGTSLHDAMVWLDERAANEVSGLCEVLGGEQIHKISGKPIDPTPVLYRLKWLSKNKPEVLAKTHRILDVQGYLVFRLTGTAKTSWTSADPFGTFDIHKKGWSSTLLDQVGVSADQFPEALCPGAEIGKISEKIASEFNLPKNLKVFAGGGDGQCAGLGVNAIAGGRAYLNLGTAIIVGASSKDLRLSNFWRTHISPTGEGYFLESVQRAGAFFVNWFLECLGTGERTGEIFSRLEGQASKIDIGSEGVLVQTHLSGCMDPHWDPSSTGAFLGLRTHHTQAHLYRASLEALTLESARAIQKMAGEGVELKKINGIGGGAQSPLWIKMIADATQLPVQRSLSNEASALGAGISAAVGAGWFANFEEAAAAMTNEAEQIEPDQNVADKWQELSMRQSQIYMMTKTF